Below is a genomic region from Methanobacterium sp..
GGATTCATAAAGTCACAAACAGCAAAGCCCTCCCTTAAAAATTCAGGATTAGATGCTATATCATACTCCAAATCTTTTCGCGCATATCTTCCTATCGTTCGTTTAATTAGTTTATGTGTATTAACAGGAACAGTAGATTTTTCTATTATAAGTTTATAAGAATCCATTTTTGCCGCAATTTGCCTTGATACTTCTTCAACTTGAGACATATCCGCTTTTCCAGTTTCATTTTCAGGAGTACCAACACAAATAAATATTATATCACTGAAATCTACTCCTTCCATCATTTTATTTGTAAATTTTATTCTGCCCTCTCCAAGATTCTTTTGAAGCATTTCCTGTAAATATGGTTCATATATGGGTGCTAAGCCCTGTTTAAGTTCAGCAAGTTTATTTGAGCTCTTTTTAACGCACAGCACTTCATTACCAAGATCAGCTAGACAAACTGCTGTAACCAACCCTACATATCCTGCACCAATGACTGTAATTTTCATTGCATTTTCCTCCAGTTCAAACAATTCACTAACTAAATTTAAATCTGAAAATTATACTCACGACGAAAAGTTTAATTTAACTCCAAAAAAATAAAAAAAAGGATTTAGATATGTGCTAAATTTCTAGGATACAATTTTTACGGTGTCTGTCGCTTTTGGTCTTGTTGTATAACCCGTCTGACAGGCGGATGCAGTGCTGGTTATAGTTTTACCTGCTATTATGCTGTTAACACGCACAGTATAAGTAAGTACTACATCTCCCCCACTAGAAACATTGCCTAAACTGTCCCAAGCTATGGTTTTTGCAGTGCTATTGTAAACCCCACCAGCAGAACATGACACAAAGTCAAATCCACAACTTAAAGGTAGAATTTGGGCACTAACATTTTCAGCGTCGTCAGGACCTGCATTATGAATGGTTACTGTATAAGTAATTAAATCACCGACATGAGCCTGCCCCCCAGTCGTATTATCCGCCAAAGTCATGCTTAAAACCGATTTTTTCACATAAATGCTGTCAGTTCCTGTTGTATACGCCCTAGTAGCAGCATTTTGCTGGTATACATTAACTGGCACATTTTTACCTGCACCGTTGATATTTACAAGCACTGTAAATGTTTTAACTAAGTCAGCGCCAGGAGCTATAGTTCCAAGGTTATTCCAGATAATACTTCTACTCGATGTGTCATAAACTCCGCCATCACTGGAAACATAGGTCAATCCAAAGTTTAATGGCATTACTTTAAGCCAAACATTCTCCGCATTATCAGGGCCTGCATTATGCAGTGTTATCGTATATGTTACATAATCACCAACGTTAACCTTTCCACCATTTGTATTATCAGTTACTGAAACAGCGACTGGTGATTTGTTAATATACAGCGGATTACTTGTTATTGTACTGCTTCCAGGATACTCAGTATGATTTTCACTGGCAACAGGTGCTAAACATTGACCTGCACCAACATTACAAGCTTGCACTTCAAAAGTTTTAATAATATCTGCTGTATTGCCTATTGTCCCTATAACCCATGTAATAGTCCTTGTAGTTGAATTCCATGTTCCATCTGGACTAGAATACCATGCTAAACCTAAAGGCAGAACAGTGGTAAGTACAACATTATGTGCATCTTGAGGGCCAGCATTATGCAAAGTCAAAGTATACTTTATTATATCATAAGGATTGACATTAGAATTAGTGGCGTTGTTAGTTATTGTCATGCCAATATTGGCAACCACCGCATTAATCACCACATTCACAGGAACTGTAACGCCGTCTACTGTAACAGAGATTGGTGCTGTTACCTGTGTTGGGGTGTATGCATTGGCATGGAATGTAGAAGTTGCTTTACCGTTTGTTGTAGAAGCTGGACTGTCCACAGTTCCATAAAATGAATTTACAGAATAAGTAGCACCCATTCCATTTGGAACATAGCCGCCAGTAGGCTGCACATTATTTGAGTTCCATGTTAAATCTGCTGTAATCTGAGATGTCTGATAGTTGTTAATTGTACCTGGTGATGCAGTTGCCCTGAGTTTTATATACGGACTGGCATCAAGTGTAGTTAATGTACCTTCATCACAAGTATCGGTTCCAACTGCAGATCCAGTAGTTGGGCCAGTATTTTTACCCCACCAGTTGTTTTCTGCATTAAGGGTTCCTATCCCTGATATAAGATATATGCCGTGCACTCTATTATTTAATATTCTGTTGAAATTTATTGTAGGAAATCCACTTATTATCCCTACTACTCTAATACCAGACGCACCGTTATTTGTAATGCTGTTACTTAAGGCTTTACCAACTCCTTTACTAAAGTAAATACCATTATTGCTGTTGTAGCTAATTTCATTACCTTGAATTGTAGCTGTTGCATGATTCGATGCAGAAGCGCTTTCTACAGCAACCCCATTATCCCTGTTATTCGTAATAGTGTTACTTTTTACTGTACCTGTTCCTGATCTAACATCTACTCCATTGGCATTGTTTGTAATAGTGTTGCCTGTAATTGTACTGGTACCTGCTGTTGAAATACCATCATGAGTGTTGGCATTAACGACGTTATTTGTGATGGTGGATGTTCCGCCATTGGTATAAATACCATTGTAGTTGCCTGTTATAATGTTATTTAAGATAGTAGCGGTGTAAGTATTTGCAACGTAGATTCCTGATGAACCAACGTTAGAATGAGCTGTTGTACCTGTTGCACCTGTTATTGTAAATCCGCTGATAATTGGATTGTTGGCATTCACTGCAAAAGTATCACCATTTGTATTTGAAGCCTTTACAGTAACATTTCCATTTGTTGAAAAGTTAAGATTTGCTTTATTTATATTCACGTTTTCGTTGTAGGTATAAGCTGCACCGCTGTTATCATAGACAATAATTTTGTCTCCAGAATTTGCAGCGTTTATCGCTGATTGAATTGTAGAATAAGTATGTCCGGGTCCAACTTCGAGTGTCGCTGCCGACACTGTTCCGCTGATAGCGAGTATGGAAATTATTGAAAATAGCAGCAAAGCTACTTTTTTCATATTTTGCATTCTTTTTCACCTCCATATGCCCATTACAGAAAATTCACTTTAATTAAAATAAATTTTCCATAATAATGTATAATAATGTATTAACAGGAAGTATAAAAACTTAATGGTTCAATTTTGTGACTTTTTTCACAGTAAAAACGGATTAGTAACTATTTTAATATTTTTAATACAAAAATAATATTTATTAAATTTAATTAGATGAATTTAGTTTAATTTAAGCTATTATTTAATCTATTTGTTTTACTAAAACTTAAAATAAATAAAAAAAATAATATTATGTTAATATAAGTATTTTATACGATTATAAAACTTGTGATTATATATTAAAACATTATAAACCTAAATTATATAAATTAAAAGCTTAATAAATGGTATTATAAATTGGAATAAATTAAGTTATGTGAATTAAATAAATTAAGTTTAATACAATATATTGATATTACAAAAATACATAAAAACCAATAATATACTAATGTTAAAATTTTCTGGACAGGAAATAAGAACTACGCTTTATTATCTTAATAATAAAAGAAGATAATAAAAAAAGAAAATATAAATTAATTTCATTTTTGAGAACTTTAATACAATATTTAAAATAAATCTTGAAAATTAAAGGAATAATCATATGAACACAGTTCAAAGAATATTCAAAAATACAGGATTATTACTCATAGCATATCTATTAAGTTATGTATTTGCTTTTCTGTATACCATATACTCTGCACGTTATCTTGGAGTTGAAAATTTTGGTATTTTATCATTTGCCCTAGCTTTTACTGGAATCATAGGTATTTTAAGCGATTTAGGCCTAAATACACTTGTTACTAGAGAAATAGCAAGAGATAAAAATATTATAAAAGAGTATACAGGAAACATTATAACCATTAAATTAATTTTATCTTTGATTACATTTGGACTAATTATATTACTGGTTAATTTAATGGGTTACTCCCTGGAAAATCTATATGTTGTATATTTAATAGCACTATTTACACTATTTAGTAACCTTTCAATGTTTTTTTATTCAATTTTCCAGGCATTTGAAAAAATGGAATATCAATCTATAGGCCAGATTTTAAATAGTCTTTTGATTTTTACAGGAGTAATTATTGGAATAACCTACAAATTCGATCTTTTAAAATTTGCATTAATCTATTTTATAGCAGGGTTAATTGTTTTAGCATATGCTTATTCAACTTTTACCTGGAAATTTTTTTTATCCAAACCTAAATTTAACTGGAATCTATCCAAAATAATAATTAAGAGTTCACTGCCCCTTTCTTTAACTTTTATTTTTTCATTAGTATATTTTAAAATAGATTCTATAATTTTATCTTTAATACAGGGAAATATAGCAGTTGGAATATATACAGCATCATACAGCTTAATGGTGGCCTTAACATTTATTCCTTCCGTTTTTTCTCTTTCAATTTATCCTCTACTTTCTAAATTCCATATATCATCAAAAAAATCCCTTGAAGTTTCTTATCAGAAATCTTTTAAGTATTTATTTTTGATAAGTTTACCAATTGCAATGTGCACCACTTTCCTGGCTGATAAAATTATTATATTAATATATGGGACCGCGTTTGCTGAGTCAATTATTGCACTTCAAATTCTTATCTGGACTATTCCCCCAATTTTTTTAACATATATGTCCAGGACATTCCTTATATCAATAAATAAAGAGAATATACTTCTAAAAATACTTTTTATATGCATGATCATTAATATAACTTTAAATTTAATCTTTATTCCATATCTTAGTTATATTGGAGCTTCAATAATAACTGTAATTACAGAATTAACCTCTTTAGGACTATGTTTTTATTATATTTCTAAGTACATATGCAAAATTCAAATTCAAGATATTATAATTAAACCCATACTAGCCATAACAATTACTAGCCTATTGATTTATTATTTATCTGTTAATAACATAAATATAACCGTAATAACCGTTATATCGCTCATTACATATTTCTTGAGCTTAGTTTTGTTTAAAGTTTTTACAAAAAATGATATTAATCTGTTTAAAAAAATAATCAAAACTTAAGATGTTAATCAGTAATATATTGATTAGACTTAAAAGAGAGGTATTTTAATGTATAAAACTAGAGATCTAATAAATAAAGATTTATCTAGATATCATAAATATCACAATGATGATGAAATTTCAGTACATATGAATGTTTTCTATATTTTTGCTTATTTTGTCGTAAGTAGAGGATTTAGAGCAGTATTTTGCTACAGAATATCTAATTATTTATATAAAAATAATAAAAGCTTTTATTATCCTTTTAAATTCTTTGATTTAATCTTTAATTCAAGTGAAATATCAAGTAAAGCAGAAATTGGACCCGGCCTACTTTTACCTCATAATCAGTGTATAATAATTGGTGGAGGTAAACTAGGCAAAAATGTTTCAGTTTT
It encodes:
- a CDS encoding right-handed parallel beta-helix repeat-containing protein gives rise to the protein MQNMKKVALLLFSIISILAISGTVSAATLEVGPGHTYSTIQSAINAANSGDKIIVYDNSGAAYTYNENVNINKANLNFSTNGNVTVKASNTNGDTFAVNANNPIISGFTITGATGTTAHSNVGSSGIYVANTYTATILNNIITGNYNGIYTNGGTSTITNNVVNANTHDGISTAGTSTITGNTITNNANGVDVRSGTGTVKSNTITNNRDNGVAVESASASNHATATIQGNEISYNSNNGIYFSKGVGKALSNSITNNGASGIRVVGIISGFPTINFNRILNNRVHGIYLISGIGTLNAENNWWGKNTGPTTGSAVGTDTCDEGTLTTLDASPYIKLRATASPGTINNYQTSQITADLTWNSNNVQPTGGYVPNGMGATYSVNSFYGTVDSPASTTNGKATSTFHANAYTPTQVTAPISVTVDGVTVPVNVVINAVVANIGMTITNNATNSNVNPYDIIKYTLTLHNAGPQDAHNVVLTTVLPLGLAWYSSPDGTWNSTTRTITWVIGTIGNTADIIKTFEVQACNVGAGQCLAPVASENHTEYPGSSTITSNPLYINKSPVAVSVTDNTNGGKVNVGDYVTYTITLHNAGPDNAENVWLKVMPLNFGLTYVSSDGGVYDTSSRSIIWNNLGTIAPGADLVKTFTVLVNINGAGKNVPVNVYQQNAATRAYTTGTDSIYVKKSVLSMTLADNTTGGQAHVGDLITYTVTIHNAGPDDAENVSAQILPLSCGFDFVSCSAGGVYNSTAKTIAWDSLGNVSSGGDVVLTYTVRVNSIIAGKTITSTASACQTGYTTRPKATDTVKIVS
- a CDS encoding flippase, whose product is MNTVQRIFKNTGLLLIAYLLSYVFAFLYTIYSARYLGVENFGILSFALAFTGIIGILSDLGLNTLVTREIARDKNIIKEYTGNIITIKLILSLITFGLIILLVNLMGYSLENLYVVYLIALFTLFSNLSMFFYSIFQAFEKMEYQSIGQILNSLLIFTGVIIGITYKFDLLKFALIYFIAGLIVLAYAYSTFTWKFFLSKPKFNWNLSKIIIKSSLPLSLTFIFSLVYFKIDSIILSLIQGNIAVGIYTASYSLMVALTFIPSVFSLSIYPLLSKFHISSKKSLEVSYQKSFKYLFLISLPIAMCTTFLADKIIILIYGTAFAESIIALQILIWTIPPIFLTYMSRTFLISINKENILLKILFICMIINITLNLIFIPYLSYIGASIITVITELTSLGLCFYYISKYICKIQIQDIIIKPILAITITSLLIYYLSVNNINITVITVISLITYFLSLVLFKVFTKNDINLFKKIIKT